CAATCGAGCCATTAAACCCAACTGAAAGTAATGGAACCAAGCCTAACTCATCATTTTTAGAGACATATGATGTGCCAAAGGTTAAGCCAGCCTTACGCTTCAGTGCTTCTTGTAATTCCTTCCAAGTAGGAGTGATATTGTAAGTATATTCAGACTTATTGATAATTCTTAAGGTCTGAGCTTCAGGGTTAGCAAACACTTGAAACCCATATTTATCTTCATAAATAGAAATCTCGGATGTTTTGCTAGAATGCGATATTAGTGTCTGTGCTTGCGATCGCTGAATGCGATCAATCTGGAAAATGTCGAGATTAATCGCTTGAAACATTAGCTCATGCCCTTTGGTATTGGGATGAGCCACATCTAGAGATATGTCATGTTTCCAGCCTCCATAACCATTGTCCAACACATCCAACCAATCGAGAATAGGAACTCCCCACTTCAACATACGATGGTAAGTATCGCGTAGCAGCCAATTATGTTCGGGGTTGTAGTCTCCATGCGGATATAGACCACCAATAATAGGCAATGCACCTAAATCTTGAGTCATCTTGATTAATTGCAGTAACCCACTCTCAAAGCGACGTTGCACTGCTCGGCGATCATGAGGACGACAATAAGCTAGCCCTTCATTTCCCAAGGAAAGAGAAATGATCACTACATCTGGTTTTTCAGGCGCAACAACCGAAGTAAAGCGTTCAATCGTGCTGGTGACATTTGCCCCCAATTGTGATCGATTGACCAGTTGATGCCCATATTTTTCTTGCAAAGCTTGTCCTAGATGACTTGCCCAACCTTTGAGTAGCCAAGCACTACATCCCATCGCCACAGAACTACCGATGACTAATACTTTAAGTCCATCTGGTGAGGGTATTGCTGATTTTGAGTCTGGAGCTAAGGCGATCGCCTTTTCCAAATATCCATAGGGATATGCAGGAATATAACCAAAAGCTTGATCATCCACAATAATTGTCGAGGTTGAGGAATTAATATGATCTAGCTCAATCGGAACCCATCGATTAGCATCATTTTCACATTCCCATACAGTTTTACCGTTGGCTGCAACTCGTACATACTTATACTCAATTTTTGCTTCAGAGTCAGGCAAGGTTAACGGATCAATTTCTACATCTACCCACCAAATTGGGTAGCGATCGCCTGATGTACGCAAAGGTAAATATTTTTTAATGTCCCACGATCCCATTTGAGGAATCGAACCGACGATACCAATCATTTCCCCACTTTGAGTGGGAGCTTTTACCTGAAATCGATACATAGAAATGTCTTCTGTGGATAGGACTTGATTAGTTCTGCCTACTGTAGCTACTTGTCTTAAGGCAAGTCCCAACCCGATTGATGAGATGCTGCGCGAAGCACAGCATCTCATCAATCGGGTTGGATGTCTTAACAAGATCGGCTATAGCTATAACAATCATTAGTATTTAGGGCGATCGCCTCAGGTTTGAACTGTCTTAGAAACTATCATTCATTAGGTTTTAAGTCTGTTTTAGAAACTACAGCTAGCTATCCAGAAATATCGTTATTGATTGCTCAAAATTGGAGAACAACAAAATAAGAAACCGATTTTTGATGGTGCGGCTTTGCCGCACCATCAAAAATCGGTTTCTTATTAAATTACAGCGCCATGATAATTCAATTTCATCGGCAGAAAATAAGAGGTAACACAAAGTGCTGTCTCTTATTTTTTGGAGTTTTAAACTGGACGGAATTCGGTAAAATTATTAAGACATTGTAAAAAAGCAACTTTATATACTACGAGTATAAAAATTTTATGGCGAAGAAGAGTCTTGCAAGTTTGACTGCTGCGGAATTAGCAGGCAAGAAAGTTTTAGTAAGAGTTGATTTTAACGTTCCTCAAGACGAAACAGGCAAAATTACCGACGATACCCGTATTCGTGCAGCATTACCAACCATTAAGTACCTCACCGAAGCTGGCGCTCGCGTAATCCTCACCAGCCACTTCGGCAGACCCAAGGGTGTTACCGAAAGCCTCCGCCTCAACCCTGTAGCAGTGCGTTTATCTGAGCTACTTGGTCAGCCCGTTGTCAAAACCGATGATTGCATTGGTGACGCAGTTGCCGCTCAAGTTAATGCTCTCAACAACGGCGATGTCGCTTTGTTAGAAAATGTGCGTTTTTATCCTGAAGAAGAAAAGAACGATCCTGAATTTGCTAAAAAATTAGCATCTTTGGCAGACATTTATGTAAATGACGCTTTTGGTACTGCTCACCGCGCCCATGCCTCAACTGAAGGCGTAACCAAGTTCATCAGCACCTCAGTTGCTGGTTTCTTGCTTGATAAAGAATTGCAATACTTGAGCGGTGCGATCGACAATCCTAAGCGTCCTCTAGCAGCGATCGTTGGTGGTTCTAAGGTTTCTAGCAAGATCGGCGTAATCGAAACCTTGCTCGACAAAGTTGATTATTTGTTGCTCGGCGGCGGCATGATCTTCACCTTCTACAAGGCTCGTGGCTTGAGTGTTGGTAAGTCTCTCGTTGAAGAAGACAAGCTAGACTTGGCTCGCGCTCTTGAAAAGAAAGCCGCAGAACGTGGGGTCAAGTTTTTGCTGCCTACTGATGTAGTTGTAGCTGATAACTTCAAGCCTGATGCTAATGCCCAAACCGTGAGCATTGACAATATTCCCGATGGTTGGATGGGCTTGGATATTGGTCCTGACTCCGTAAAGGTATTCCAAGCTGCGCTTGCTGAATGCAAATCTGCAATCTGGAATGGTCCAATGGGTGTATTTGAGTTTGATAAGTTTGCGGTTGGTACTGAGGCGATCGCGCATACTCTTGCTGATCTCACAGCCACTGGCACAATCACCATCATCGGCGGCGGCGACTCCGTAGCTGCGGTTGAAAAGGTTGGTGTTGCTGACAAGATGAGCCACATCTCCACTGGTGGTGGTGCAAGCTTAGAACTGCTCGAAGGCAAAATCTTGCCTGGTATCGCAGCTTTGAACGAAGCTTAACAAAAAAAGAAGCGGCGCTAAGCGCCGCTTCTTTTTTAACGGAAATTATCAGGATTGAGTCTTCGACCACTACTGCCAGTAAAGCCGCTCTTGTTTAAACTTGCACCAGTGCCACCATCACTAGGATCAAGGAATGGCTTCAAGTACAAGTTGCCACTACGTACATTGGATACAGGGCGGGTTGGTGATAGCACCGAACCAAGGACACCATTAATTCCTGTGAGATCAATACCTAAGCCAAGATCACCAGTGATGTCATTTAAGGTGCGATCGCGTCCGCGATAGGTATTCACCGCCGTAGTTTGTTGTCCACTATCAGCCGTGGCGAGATTGCCAAACACCTGATCGCGAGTGGCGATCGGATCTTGACCATTGGGAACGGTCAAGACAATACGACAGGCTGAATTTTTATCAGTGGTAGCACAGATCACGTTGTAGCCGTTTTCAGTACTGGTTCGCATTTCTAGCAAACCATCGGGACGATAGGACTCTAAACGACGACTAATTTCATTGCAACGTCTTTCAGGTGACCAACCATCGCCCATGAGACTAGGAGCAGCCCAAGGGAAATATTTTTGGGGTTGACTCTTAGGTTGATAAACCACAATATACTGACCATCACGCGCTTGACAGCTAAAACGAGCCGTTTTGTTGTCCGTAGGATTGGCGGCTTTGTCGTTGGGGTTTTCGGAGGGAAGCGTTGAGGGATTTGAGCTAGGGCTAGTCTCGACAGGAATAATCTGCGCGAAACTAGGCATCGCGACTAGAGGCAAACTAAGGGCGATCGCCGATAAGCAGCCAAATTGCTTTTGCAAAAATTTTGGTAAATTTCGGGTTGAGTAGTTCATAGGATTAGCGGGTGTGTGAGGATTAGTAAACAAATCAAAGCTTCCCCCCAGATATATTTTGTGACTCTTGCGTAGAACGCCTATGAGATTGCGCGTCACTTTTTCTGATTCTAACTATAGATCCTTAGATCTTTCTATAGTTGCATGACCTCATGTTCAAAAAATATGTTCCCTCCAACAATAAAAAAGGCTGTGCTAAGCACAGCCTTTTTTATTTAGTCATTAATTTCGCTTTCTTCCGTCTCATCGTCAGGCGGTAAAGGCGATCGCAAGATTACAGTGTTATGCAATTTACCAATCCCCTCGATTTCGATATAAATGCGATCGCCTTCTTGCATTGGACCCACCCCTTCAGGCGTACCCGTAAGAATAATATCCCCTGGCAGTAAAGTCATAATTTGGCTAATGTAGGAAACGATGTAATCTGGTGAAAACACCATTTCCTCGATCGAGGTCGCCTGAAAAGGCTTTTTAGTATCATTTACAAAGGTTTGCAACATCGCAGTGGGACTGATTTCGCGCACAATCCACGGGCCCAAGGGACAGAATGTGTCAAAGCCCTTGCCCCTAGTCCATTGACTATCGCTTCTTTGGAGATCCCTTGCCGTCACATCGTTAGCGATCGTATAGCCCCAAATAGCAGCGATCGCTTGATTAGGTGTGACATTAAAACAATGAGAACCAATCACCAATGCTAGCTCACCTTCATATTCCACCCGTTTAGACTGCGGAGGTATGGCTATTTCTGCTTCAGGCGCGATAATTGTCGTAGTTGGCTTTAAAAATATAATTGGCTCTTTTGGTACTTCTCCACCCATTTCCGCAGCATGAGCGGAATAGTTTTTACCTACAGCAACAATCTTGCTCGGTTCGCAGGGAGCTAAAAGTTGATAAGTATCTGGCGCAAGTAATTCTCCATTTGGCTCCCCTCCCAGCCAAGGTGCTGTATTGAGTAGCTTTATAGATTGGTTCAACTCTAACAGCCCATAATAGACTTTCCCTTGGGAAGTTTTCACGCGAACATAACGATCCGCCATAGCATCTTATTTGTATCTAAATATTAAGAGGGGCAACCTAGCAGACTTGATTATATAGCAATCACCATCATAAACCTAGGAAGGTGCGGTGGCTAAGCAATTCTCATTATAAAAATCGGTTTTTTGAAAGCCCACCGTTGGCGGGCTTTCAAAAAACCAATTTTGGTGTTTCCAGCGCCTTCGGCGCTGGAAGCACCAAAATTGGTTTCATACTGAGATTAACGTCAGTTCGATGACAGCGGAAAATGGCAAGAATCGCTAAGCGATTCTTACCATTTTTCGCCATTTGCGGCGTGCTTCGCACGCCGCAAATGGCTATATCGAACTCACGTTGAGATTAATAAGGAACCAATTTTTGATGGCGTGGTAAAGCCGCACCATCAAAAATTGGTTCCTTATTTTACGGCAAAGCCCTAAGTCCAAAGTAAACCGCGATCGCGGTTCATTTTGGACTTTCTTAGTGGTCTTACTTAAGCTAGTTTGAGATATACAACCGCAAGTTGTTTATAAGTAGCTAAGCAAGGCTTGCGCTTCCCGCGTAGCGGGAGACCCAGACCATGCTTAGCTACTTATAAGTTTTTACGTTAGTAAATTGGAATATGAGTCTATCTACATTCATCCTAGTTTCGCTTGCCTTTGGAGTTGCCTTTGGAACTCTATTAAATACAACTTTCCCTCAGAATATTGAACTAATTAATCAAAGTTTTTTAGCTCCAGTTGGGGAATCTTTTTTAAGGCTGATTCAGTTTGTAGTTGTTCCCATTGTTTTTTCTTCTTTAATCATGGGATTAACCCGAATTCAAGGAGCAGGGCAAGTGGGCAGATATACAGTCAAGTTAATGACTAGTTACTTGATTACTAGCTCAATAGCACTTTGTGTGGGCATGGGAACAGCCTATTTTTTGCAACCTGGTAGTGGTGTGACAGGCTTCTCTATGTCCGAAAGTATTAGTATTACGGAAGCGCCTTCTCTCATATCTTGGTTAGTTAGCTTAATTCCTGTCAATCCATTAGAAGCTCTCAGTACTGGCAATCTATTACAAATCATTTTTTCAGCAGTTCTACTAGGCATAGGCGTACAACTTGCTAAGGATAAAGCCAAACCCTTTGTCGAATTAATAGAAAGCATCTATCACATTAGTGAAAAGACTTTATCCATAATTTTGTATGTTGCACCCTTGGGCGTATTTGCCCTGATGAGTTCGACGATCGCTACTCAAGGACTAGAGCTAGTTGCTAAATTATTTCTCTATGTTTTGGGTTTAGTGATTGCTTCTTCGATCATGATTTGTTTGGATATGTTAGCCCTATTTATCCTTAAGGCTGATCCTATAAGATTTTTGCGTAGTCTTTCAGAAGCGATCGCCCTCGCGTTTGGCACAGCTAGTTCTAATGCAGCACTGCCTGTGGTATTACAAAATATTCAAGAGAATTATGGACTACGTGAGGAAATAGCCAGCTTTGCCATTCCCCTCGGTACTGCCCTCAAACGTGATGGCGCAGCAATTTTACAAGGATTTAATGCTTTATTTGTCGCCCAAATTTACCAAGTTCCCCTAACGCCTTCCCTATTAACGGCGATCGCCGTTAGTAGTTTGTTGGTTTCCTTTAGTACCCCAGGAGTCCCCGGCTCAGCCCTGATTACAATGGCAACTGTTCTTTCAGCTTCAGGATTGCCGTTAGAAGCGATCGCTTTAGTTGCAGGAATAGATCGGCTTACCGATGGCTTTAAAACTGTTGTTAATATCATTGGCAATAGTGTTAACGCCATTATTCTCAGCCATTGGGAAGTAGAACAAATATCTGAAATAGAACAAATACCTGCTAACTGAATAATCTGAAGCGATCGCTATAGCAGTTTTGATTTTGCCGAAAGCAACAAGATAAAATCAGACAAAACTATGGGCAATAAATCATGATGATTTTAGATCGCGTTGTGCCGTTTGGACGGTCTAAAACTGAATATGAGTTAATGTTTGCGCTATCTGAAAGCGATCGCCTTAAATCCATAGTTGGCATCGGTGACGGGCCAGCAAGCTTTAATGCGGAAATGACTGCCGCAGGTTATCAAGTTACATCGATCGATCCAATTTATCAATTTACTGGCTTAGAAATTAAAAGTCGCTTTGATGCTTGCGTAGATAC
This genomic stretch from Pseudanabaena galeata CCNP1313 harbors:
- a CDS encoding phosphoglycerate kinase; translated protein: MAKKSLASLTAAELAGKKVLVRVDFNVPQDETGKITDDTRIRAALPTIKYLTEAGARVILTSHFGRPKGVTESLRLNPVAVRLSELLGQPVVKTDDCIGDAVAAQVNALNNGDVALLENVRFYPEEEKNDPEFAKKLASLADIYVNDAFGTAHRAHASTEGVTKFISTSVAGFLLDKELQYLSGAIDNPKRPLAAIVGGSKVSSKIGVIETLLDKVDYLLLGGGMIFTFYKARGLSVGKSLVEEDKLDLARALEKKAAERGVKFLLPTDVVVADNFKPDANAQTVSIDNIPDGWMGLDIGPDSVKVFQAALAECKSAIWNGPMGVFEFDKFAVGTEAIAHTLADLTATGTITIIGGGDSVAAVEKVGVADKMSHISTGGGASLELLEGKILPGIAALNEA
- a CDS encoding COP23 domain-containing protein, whose protein sequence is MNYSTRNLPKFLQKQFGCLSAIALSLPLVAMPSFAQIIPVETSPSSNPSTLPSENPNDKAANPTDNKTARFSCQARDGQYIVVYQPKSQPQKYFPWAAPSLMGDGWSPERRCNEISRRLESYRPDGLLEMRTSTENGYNVICATTDKNSACRIVLTVPNGQDPIATRDQVFGNLATADSGQQTTAVNTYRGRDRTLNDITGDLGLGIDLTGINGVLGSVLSPTRPVSNVRSGNLYLKPFLDPSDGGTGASLNKSGFTGSSGRRLNPDNFR
- a CDS encoding fumarylacetoacetate hydrolase family protein, coding for MADRYVRVKTSQGKVYYGLLELNQSIKLLNTAPWLGGEPNGELLAPDTYQLLAPCEPSKIVAVGKNYSAHAAEMGGEVPKEPIIFLKPTTTIIAPEAEIAIPPQSKRVEYEGELALVIGSHCFNVTPNQAIAAIWGYTIANDVTARDLQRSDSQWTRGKGFDTFCPLGPWIVREISPTAMLQTFVNDTKKPFQATSIEEMVFSPDYIVSYISQIMTLLPGDIILTGTPEGVGPMQEGDRIYIEIEGIGKLHNTVILRSPLPPDDETEESEIND
- a CDS encoding DUF1796 family putative cysteine peptidase; its protein translation is MLRHPTRLMRCCASRSISSIGLGLALRQVATVGRTNQVLSTEDISMYRFQVKAPTQSGEMIGIVGSIPQMGSWDIKKYLPLRTSGDRYPIWWVDVEIDPLTLPDSEAKIEYKYVRVAANGKTVWECENDANRWVPIELDHINSSTSTIIVDDQAFGYIPAYPYGYLEKAIALAPDSKSAIPSPDGLKVLVIGSSVAMGCSAWLLKGWASHLGQALQEKYGHQLVNRSQLGANVTSTIERFTSVVAPEKPDVVIISLSLGNEGLAYCRPHDRRAVQRRFESGLLQLIKMTQDLGALPIIGGLYPHGDYNPEHNWLLRDTYHRMLKWGVPILDWLDVLDNGYGGWKHDISLDVAHPNTKGHELMFQAINLDIFQIDRIQRSQAQTLISHSSKTSEISIYEDKYGFQVFANPEAQTLRIINKSEYTYNITPTWKELQEALKRKAGLTFGTSYVSKNDELGLVPLLSVGFNGSIENTVKIPIGVDLQYCSALKFFAPQNAEILYYDGHLGILKEGDRTIRIINESEEEYNIHPMWKEIRSALAAMPAGVYHDPANLEAPFRTMMIGEQGLESRVKAPFKSTMLLKYKCKLSEINRIAILPLGDRCAARMLLYKMEYDGPAFPFDLARSTNLGDVSDMVMNDFQDMWNPDYLHYNIEEGRVYHSKWSGLSFGHEVEDTDDPANNMQPIHERMRVRYSARAKRFLYTLDHCDEVLFVRTGVTNRDYVLDLIEKLTIKCKGKPFRVLLISKQTSDEFADIPNLLHYDLHFSPDWMYDNQDYWMECTKTMKEILESLGISSQNLFWCPPNP
- a CDS encoding dicarboxylate/amino acid:cation symporter translates to MSLSTFILVSLAFGVAFGTLLNTTFPQNIELINQSFLAPVGESFLRLIQFVVVPIVFSSLIMGLTRIQGAGQVGRYTVKLMTSYLITSSIALCVGMGTAYFLQPGSGVTGFSMSESISITEAPSLISWLVSLIPVNPLEALSTGNLLQIIFSAVLLGIGVQLAKDKAKPFVELIESIYHISEKTLSIILYVAPLGVFALMSSTIATQGLELVAKLFLYVLGLVIASSIMICLDMLALFILKADPIRFLRSLSEAIALAFGTASSNAALPVVLQNIQENYGLREEIASFAIPLGTALKRDGAAILQGFNALFVAQIYQVPLTPSLLTAIAVSSLLVSFSTPGVPGSALITMATVLSASGLPLEAIALVAGIDRLTDGFKTVVNIIGNSVNAIILSHWEVEQISEIEQIPAN